Proteins found in one Aethina tumida isolate Nest 87 chromosome 1, icAetTumi1.1, whole genome shotgun sequence genomic segment:
- the LOC109600149 gene encoding uncharacterized protein LOC109600149 isoform X2, whose translation MWSSVLRLAVVVALVFFVHGAPKENLYESSGFIEEGIDVRPPSNIVQTDDQKEEVYKRSENGGNNKYRSGMTNLLAGGTFGRSSRLPNKSKSNYNRRDLRNPLSFGGGFGKRSPFEVGGAFGKRFSPYLKVGGPMGKRDSKELENRQIRRTPCYLAIGCSFGKRASGLFEMGGPFGKRSAENGELPSITYLLKQRNMWNDENKDEKFDELPIGSTLNDERYIENILEALFNQIREQSSEKNENI comes from the exons AACCTCTACGAGTCCTCTGGATTTA TCGAAGAAGGTATAGATGTTCGACCACCTTCAAATATCGTGCAAACCGATGATCAGAAAGAAGAAGTTTATAAAAGATCGGAAAATGGCGG aaacaataaataccgAAGCGGGATGACAAATTTATTAGCTGGTGGAACGTTTGGAAGATCCTCTAG ACTTCccaataaaagtaaaagtaattACAATCGAAGAGACTTGCGTAATCCTTTATCGTTTGGCGGAGGATTTGGAAAAAG ATCTCCATTTGAAGTTGGCGGTGCTTTTGGAAAAAG attttcaccatatttaaaagttgGAGGTCCGATGGGTAAAAG AGATTCTAAGGAATTGGAAAATCGTCAAATCAGAAG AACCCCCTGTTACCTTGCAATTGGATGTAGTTTTGGGAAACg tgCTTCCGGCTTGTTTGAAATGGGTGGACCTTTTGGGAaaag aagTGCGGAAAACGGAGAATTACCTTCAATAACATATCTTCTTAAACAACG GAATATGTGGAACGACGAAAACAAAGACGAAAAATTCGATGAGCTGCCAATAGGATCGACATTGAATGACGAACGTTATATTGAAAACATCTTAGAAGCGCTATTCAACCAGATCAGAGAGCAAAGCtcagaaaaaaatgaaaatatataa
- the LOC109600149 gene encoding uncharacterized protein LOC109600149 isoform X1 translates to MWSSVLRLAVVVALVFFVHGAPKENLYESSGFRGRYRNTMDDLGGDVLKRSFLNLFRRRNTMDDIGGDILKRNTMDDIGGDILKRSMDDIGGDVLRSLYRAPTMDDIGGDVLKRSMDDIGGDVLKRSMDDIGGDILKRSMDDIGGDVLRSLYRAPTMDDIGGDVLKRSMDDIGGDVLKRSMDDIGGDILKRSMDDIGGDVLRSLLRGPTMDDIGGDILKRSMDDIGGDVLKRSMDDIGGDVLRSLLRGPTMDDIGGDILKRSMDDIGGDILKRNAIGKIFKSYIKHRDHAKGK, encoded by the exons AACCTCTACGAGTCCTCTGGATTTA gGGGGCGTTACAGAAATACGATGGATGATCTCGGCGGAGACGTTTTAAAACGAAGCTTCTTGAACCTGTTTCGCAGGAGAAACACCATGGACGATATTGGTGGTGATATTCTGAAAAGAAACACCATGGATGACATTGGCGGTGACATTTTGAAAAGAAGTATGGATGACATTGGTGGAGATGTGTTGAGAAGTCTGTACAGAGCTCCAACTATGGACGATATCGGTGGTGATGTCTTGAAACGAAGCATGGACGATATTGGCGGTGATGTTTTGAAACGAAGCATGGACGACATTGGTGGTGACATCTTGAAAAGAAGTATGGATGACATTGGGGGAGATGTGTTGAGAAGTTTGTATAGAGCTCCAACTATGGACGATATCGGTGGTGATGTCTTGAAACGTAGCATGGACGATATTGGCGGTGATGTTTTGAAACGAAGCATGGACGACATTGGCGGTGACATCTTGAAAAGAAGTATGGATGACATTGGTGGAGATGTGTTGAGGAGCCTTCTGAGAGGACCAACTATGGATGATATCGGAGGCGATATTTTGAAACGAAGCATGGATGACATTGGCGGAGATGTTTTGAAAAGGAGCATGGATGATATTGGAGGAGACGTGTTGAGAAGCCTTCTTAGAGGTCCAACTATGGATGACATTGGTGGTGATATCTTAAAACGAAGCATGGACGACATTGGTGGTGATATTTTGAAAAGAAATGctattggaaaaatatttaagagttACATCAAACATAGAGATCACGCTAAAGGAAAATAA
- the LOC109600061 gene encoding U5 small nuclear ribonucleoprotein 40 kDa protein, whose amino-acid sequence MVVEGKRRAEDSALVPATKKSKNEVAVTNKNKSVLQAAPARTSNLFAPIMLLEGHEGEIFTVKFHPEGQYLASSGFDRKIFLWNVYGECENISVMTGHTGAVMEMHFTPDGSNLFTASTDHTLGLWDVVTSTRIKKYKGHTTFVNTVHGARRGPQLMVSGSDDNTVRLWDTRKKQSTSVMSSNYQVTAVSFNDTAEQVFSGGIDNDIKVWDVRKNEILYTLKGHTDTITGLALSADGSYLLSNSMDNALRIWDVRPYAPAERCVKVFTGHQHNFEKNLLRCGWSPDGSKVTAGSADRFVYIWDTTSRRILYKLPGHNGCVNDCAFHPQEPIIVSGASDKQLYLGEID is encoded by the exons atggttgtAGAGGGTAAAAGAAGGGCTGAAGACTCAGCTTTAGTGCCAGctactaaaaaatcaaaaaatgaaGTCGccgttacaaataaaaacaagtccGTATTACAAGCA GCACCCGCAAGGACTTCTAACTTGTTTGCACCTATTATGTTATTAGAAGGACATGAGGGAGAGATATTTACTGTAAAGTTTCATCCAGAAGGACAATATTTAGCATCATCAGGCTTCGACCGTAAAATCT TTCTTTGGAATGTCTATGGAGAGTGTGAAAACATATCTGTTATGACTGGCCACACTGGTGCTGTAATGGAAATGCATTTTACACCAGATGGTTCAAACTTGTTTACGGCCAGTACAGATCACACCCTAGGGCTATGGGATGTGGTAACAAGtacaagaataaaaaaatacaagggGCACACCACTTTTGTAAACACAGTTcatg gagCAAGAAGAGGACCACAATTAATGGTGTCTGGCAGTGATGACAATACAGTTAGATTGTGGGACACTAGAAAGAAACAAAGCACTTCAGTAATGAGTTCAAACTATCAAGTGACTGCAGTTTCTTTTAACGACACGGCCGAACAAGTTTTCAGCGGAGGTATTGATAATGATATAAAG GTTTGGGATGTGCGTAAAAACGAAATTCTCTACACATTAAAAGGCCATACTGACACCATCACCGGTTTAGCTTTGAGCGCCGACGGCTCATATTTGCTTAGTAACTCGATGGACAATGCTCTAAGAATATGGGATGTGAGACCGTACGCACCGGCTGAACGTTGCGTAAAAGTTTTCACCGGACACCAACACAATTTCGAAAAGAATTTGCTTAGATGCGGTTGGTCGCCGGACGGTTCTAAAGTCACGGCGGGCTCGGCGGAcagatttgtttatatttgggACACCACTTCTAGGAGGATACTTTATAAACTGCCTGGGCATAATGGTTGTGTGAACGATTGCGCATTCCATCCGCAAGAACCGATTATTGTGTCGGGAGCAAGcgataaacaattatatttgggTGAAATTGATTAG